In one Solanum lycopersicum chromosome 11, SLM_r2.1 genomic region, the following are encoded:
- the LOC101250475 gene encoding large ribosomal subunit protein uL18c: MTLLKRYVLRLFISLKYITANVVDRNNGRIVATSSTVEHSVKQSLECGRTCNAKAAAIVGEVLAMRLKVEGLDQGQGNGIHVNVNKEVEKKGFKNRTKVWAIVNGLKSNGVKLILDDNENGTSRPNFH; this comes from the coding sequence ATGACGTTGCTGAAGAGGTATGTGTTGAGATTGTTCATATCATTGAAATACATCACTGCAAATGTGGTAGACAGAAACAACGGGCGTATAGTTGCAACATCATCTACTGTTGAACATTCAGTGAAACAGTCACTTGAGTGCGGTAGAACTTGCAATGCAAAGGCTGCAGCGATTGTAGGAGAAGTGTTGGCAATGCGTCTCAAAGTGGAGGGTCTTGATCAGGGGCAAGGAAATGGGATCCATGTCAATGTAAATAAAGAGGTTGAGAAGAAAGGTTTCAAGAATCGTACAAAAGTTTGGGCTATAGTTAACGGCCTTAAGAGCAATGGAGTGAAGCTTATTTTGGATGACAATGAAAATGGCACTTCTCGCCCTAACTTCCACTAG
- the ABCF6 gene encoding ABC transporter F family member 1, with the protein MVSDAAKKRDAQKKAAAAARRGGKGAAAPKSAATASKSAVESNGVDNLTNGVGDLQISDRTCTGVLCSHPLSRDIRIESLSVTFHGHDLIVDSELELNYGRRYGLLGLNGCGKSTLLTAIGLRELPIPDHMDIFHLSREIEASDMTSLEAVINCDEERLQLEKEAEALAGQDDGGGEQLERIYERLEAMDAATAEKRAAEILFGLGFDKKMQAKKTRDFSGGWRMRIALARALFMNPTILLLDEPTNHLDLEACVWLEESLKNFERILVVISHSQDFLNGVCTNIIHMQNKKLKLYTGNYDQYVQTRSELEENQMKQYKWEQEQISAMKEYIARFGHGSAKLARQAQSKEKTLAKMERGGLTEKVGRDSVLVFRFTDVGKLPPPVLQFSEVAFGYTPDNLIYKNLDFGVDLDSRIALVGPNGAGKSTLLKLMIGDLFPTDGMVKRHNHLKIAQYHQHLAEKLDMEVSALLFMMREYPGNEEEKMRAAIGRFGLTGKAQVMAMKNLSDGQRSRVIFAWLAFRQPHMLLLDEPTNHLDIETIDSLAEALNAWDGGMVLVSHDFRLINQVAHEIWVCENQAVTRWEGGIMDFKKHLKKRAGLGD; encoded by the exons ATGGTGTCGGATGCGGCGAAGAAGAGAGATGCGCAGAAGAAGGCGGCGGCAGCTGCTAGGAGAGGAGGTAAAGGTGCGGCAGCGCCTAAATCGGCTGCAACCGCGTCTAAATCGGCGGTGGAAAGTAACGGGGTTGATAATTTGACGAATGGAGTAGGGGATCTACAGATATCTGATCGGACTTGTACGGGTGTTTTGTGTTCACATCCGCTATCGAGGGATATTCGG ATAGAGTCATTATCAGTCACTTTCCACGGACATGATCTCATCGTTGATTCTGAACTGGAGCTCAACTATGGCAG ACGTTATGGTTTGTTGGGATTGAATGGCTGCGGGAAGTCTACTCTTCTTACTGCTATAGGGTTGAGGGAACTTCCCATCCCAGACCACATggatatttttcatctttctcGGGAGATTGAAGCCTCTGACATGACCTCTCTCGAGGCTGTCATTAATTGTGATGAAGAGAGGTTGCAATTGGAGAAAGAAGCTGAAGCTTTGGCTGGACAG GACGATGGTGGTGGAGAGCAACTTGAACGGATCTATGAGCGTTTAGAAGCTATGGATGCTGCCACTGCTGAGAAACGTGCTGCTGAAATCTTGTTTGGGCTTGGATTTGATAAGAAAATGCAAGCAAAGAAAACACGTGATTTTTCCGGTGGCTGGAGGATGAGGATTGCTCTTGCCCGTGCCCTCTTTATGAATCCAACAATTTTGTTGCTTGATGAGCCAACAAACCATCTTG ACCTAGAGGCCTGTGTGTGGTTAGAAGAATCCTTGAAGAACTTTGAGCGCATTCTGGTTGTCATTTCACACTCACAGGATTTTCTCAATGGTGTGTGTACCAATATCATCCACATGCAAAACAAGAAGTTAAAACTCTATACAGGTAACTACGACCAATATGTGCAAACCCGTTCAGAGCTGGAAGAAAACCAGATGAAACAGTACAAGTGGGAGCAGGAGCAGATTTCTGCAATGAAGGAATACATTGCTCGCTTTGGGCACGGTTCAGCTAAACTAGCCCGTCAAGCACAGAGTAAAGAGAAGACATTGGCTAAGATGGAGCGTGGTGGGCTTACTGAGAAGGTGGGGAGGGACAGTGTCCTGGTTTTCCGGTTTACTGATGTCGGCAAACTTCCTCCTCCAGTTCTACAGTTTTCAGAAGTTGCTTTTGGCTACACACCTGATAACCTCATCTACAAGAACCTTGATTTTGGTGTAGATCTCGACTCCAGGATAGCACTTGTGGGGCCTAATGGAGCTGGAAAGAGCACACTGCTTAAGCTGATGATAGGGGATTTATTTCCCACTGATGGCATGGTTAAGCGGCATAATCACCTAAAAATTGCGCAGTACCACCAGCACTTGGCTGAGAAGCTAGACATGGAGGTGTCAGCTCTTTTGTTTATGATGAGAGAGTACCCTGGGAACGAGGAGGAGAAGATGAGGGCAGCAATTGGGAGGTTTGGACTCACAGGTAAAGCTCAAGTAATGGCAATGAAGAACTTGTCAGATGGTCAACGTAGTCGAGTGATTTTTGCATGGTTGGCTTTTAGGCAACCCCACATGCTGCTGTTGGATGAGCCAACCAACCATCTTGATATTGAAACCATTGACTCACTTGCAGAGGCCTTGAACGCATGGGATGGTGGGATGGTTCTAGTGAGTCACGACTTTAGGCTCATAAACCAGGTGGCCCATGAGATATGGGTATGTGAAAATCAGGCTGTGACACGATGGGAGGGTGGCATCATGGATTTCAAGAAACACTTGAAGAAAAGGGCTGGATTGGGTGATTAA
- the LOC101248844 gene encoding auxin-induced protein X15 produces the protein MVKLAKITNGKKKMNKIVNLKIVVEKLQRSLSMVRRLGAEFDIQHQHNQSDQKDSSNNVPEDVKEGHFAVIAVDEDELKRFVVPLKCLTHPSFLKLLEQAAEEYGFDHDGALTVPCRPSEFERILRHEQSSMLRSC, from the coding sequence ATGGTAAAATTAGCTAAGATAACCAATGGGAAGAAAAAGATGAACAAGATAGTGAATTTGAAAATTGTGGTGGAGAAATTACAAAGGAGTCTTTCAATGGTTAGGAGATTGGGAGCGGAATTCGATATTCAGCATCAGCATAACCAATCAGATCAAAAGGACTCCTCGAATAACGTGCCCGAGGACGTTAAAGAGGGTCATTTTGCTGTTATTGCTGTTGATGAGGATGAATTGAAGAGATTTGTTGTGCCATTGAAATGTTTAACACAtccttcatttttaaaattattggaACAAGCTGCTGAGGAATATGGATTTGATCATGATGGTGCACTTACAGTACCATGCAGGCCAAGTGAATTTGAGAGAATTTTGAGACATGAACAATCAAGTATGTTGAGAAGTTGTTAA